The genome window CCAAAAAAGTGAAGCAGATATATTTAAATAAAATTTACAATAAGCAATCGCTGCAACAGTTAACAGACGAAGAACTATTAGAAGTGCTGCGTGACTTGACAACTTGGTCATCTGGAGAATCTGGCAGAAGACAGATCAATTTCGTGAAAAAATATAGAGCATTAAGCTGCGAATATATCAGACATGATACTCCCGATCGGGAGGATGTGAATGAATTTTAAAAGTAAACGATCGCATTCTTTACTAAAATCGTTGCTATAAATTGCTTTGATTTGTTATAATTTGATAGTCACGCGCTGCTGTAACTCATGCAAAACAGCCTTGCATTTCGGGCGGTGGATCGCCGCCCATACGTTTAAGCTACCTCGTAGTCGCCTGACCTTCGGGCTTTCGGCGAATTGCCCAGTTACTTACTTACTGACTTTTTAAGTGATTGGATGTCTTTTTTGCGAAGGGGCAACCTGATAGCAGCATCGCGTGATATTTTTTTAACAGTTGTCTTTACAGAAAGTGCGATCGCCTGTCACAACACGTATCGCTTCTCTTCATTTTCGATAAACGCCAAAATATATGAGTACAACGCCCTCTGCAAGCGACAGCCGTGAAATGCTGAAATGGCTCACTCGCAACCGACGGATGTTATTAGATTTATATCGCAATCAATATATTGCCATAATGCCGATCGATTAATCGCTCACAGTGAAAACTTGCAAGAAGTTTTGGCATTAGCCGAAGCTTCAGGAGAAATTTTTGCGATTTACTTGGTTCCCCGTCGCTGTGCTTCTGTTCGGATTTTGCCGATTCGCTCCCTTCCAGAATCTCAGGCCACAGGCCCGTAACACAATTCAGGAAGCGCCGCCTATAATCGGAACTAGCCCAACTCTCATCAGTTGAGAAACCGCCATGAGCCAAGACAAGGAAAAAATTAGCTATTCAGAGAAAACAGAACGTCTCAGAGTTATCGGTCAGTTTATCAAAACTGTGACACCGATGATTTGGACGATCGTAATTTTAGTAGTCATCATTCCCCTATTCGGTAACTTTCTAATTTCCCAGTCACTAACAAATACGGGAACCACAGCAGTTGTAGTCTCGCCGCCGCAC of Oscillatoria nigro-viridis PCC 7112 contains these proteins:
- a CDS encoding DUF5678 domain-containing protein translates to MAHSQPTDVIRFISQSIYCHNADRLIAHSENLQEVLALAEASGEIFAIYLVPRRCASVRILPIRSLPESQATGP